From the Camarhynchus parvulus chromosome 13, STF_HiC, whole genome shotgun sequence genome, one window contains:
- the P4HA2 gene encoding prolyl 4-hydroxylase subunit alpha-2 isoform X2, translating to MKPWLQLMFFPCVFLIWHTEAEFFTSIGQMTDLIYAEKDLVQSLQEYIRAEEKKLSQIKSWAEKMDVLTSKSASDPEGYLAHPVNAYKLVKRLNTDWLELENLVLQDTTNGFIANLTIQRQFFPTEEDETGAAKALMRLQDTYKLDPETLSRGNLPGTKYRSSLTVGDCFGMGKTAYNDGDYYHTVLWMEQALKQHDEGEDTTVSKVEILDYLSYAVFQFGDLHRAMELTRRLISLDSTHERAGSNLRYFEKLLEKEREEKEKENSINKTVTTTEAVVQSGAYERPLDYLPERDIYEALCRGEGVKMTPRRQKRLFCRYHDGNRNPHLLIAPFKEEDEWDSPHIVRYYDVMSDEEIEKIKQLAKPKLARATVRDPKTGVLTVASYRVSKSSWLEEDDDPVVAKVNQRMQQITGLTVKTAELLQVANYGMGGQYEPHFDFSRRPFDSTLKSEGNRLATFLNYMSDVEAGGATVFPDFGAAIWPKKGTAVFWYNLFRSGEGDYRTRHAACPVLVGCKWVSNKWFHERGNEFLRPCGRTEVD from the exons ATgaagccctggctgcagctgatgTTCTTCCCTTGTGTTTTCCTGATCTGGCACACAGAGGCAGAGTTCTTCACCTCCATAG GTCAAATGACAGACCTGATTTATGCGGAGAAGGACTTGGTACAGTCTTTACAGGAATATATCcgagcagaagagaaaaagctcTCTCAGATTAAAAG CTGGGCTGAAAAGATGGATGTACTGACCAGCAAATCAGCCTCTGATCCAGAAGGGTATCTGGCACACCCTGTGAATGCATACAAGCTTGTCAAGCGTCTGAATACTGACTGGCTGGAATTGGAAAACCTGGTTCTTCAGGACACAACAAATG GCTTTATTGCAAATCTTACAATCCAGCGTCAGTTTTTTCCAACTGAAGAAGATGAGACTGGAGCAGCAAAGGCTCTGATGCGCCTGCAGGACACCTATAAACTGGATCCTGAAACCCTCTCTCGAGGGAACTTGCCAG gaacaAAATATAGATCCTCCTTGACAGTTGGTGACTGCTTTGGCATGGGGAAGACAGCCTACAACGACGGGGACTACTATCACACTGTGCTCTGGATGGAGCAAGCCTTAAAACAGCATGATGAGGGGGAGGATACAACAGTCAGCAAAGTAGAGATCCTAGATTATCTCAGCTATGCTGTTTTCCAGTTTGGGGACTTGCACAGAGCCATGGAGCTCACCAGGCGCCTGATATCCCTCG ACAGCACTCATGAAAGAGCAGGCAGTAATCTGCGGTActttgagaagctgctggagaaggaaagagaggagaaggagaaagaaaattcaataaACAAGACTGTGACAACCACAGAAGCTGTGGTGCAAAGTGGAGCCTATGAGAGGCCCCTTGACTACTTGCCAGAGCGTGATATCTATGAGGCCCTTTGCCGAGGTGAAGGGGTGAAAATG ACACCTCGAAGACAAAAAAGGCTGTTTTGTAGGTACCATGATGGAAACAGAAACCCTCATCTGCTGATAGCTCCCTTTAAAGAAGAAGATGAATGGGACAGTCCTCATATTGTGAGATACTATGATGTCATGTCTGATGAAGAAATTGAGAAGATTAAACAACTAGCTAAGCCAAAG CTGGCACGAGCCACAGTACGTGATCCCAAAACCGGTGTCCTTACAGTGGCCAGCTACAGGGTATCCAAGAG CTCGTGGttggaggaggatgatgatCCTGTTGTGGCCAAGGTGAACCAGCGAATGCAGCAGATCACAGGGTTAACAGTGAAAACAGCTGAGCTCTTGCAG GTTGCCAACTATGGAATGGGAGGGCAGTACGAGCCACACTTTGATTTTTCCAGG CGACCCTTTGACAGCACACTCAAATCGGAAGGAAATAGGCTAGCGACGTTTCTTAACTAT ATGAGTGATGTAGAAGCTGGAGGAGCTACAgttttcccagattttggggcagcAATATGGCCCAAGAAG GGAACAGCAGTGTTTTGGTACAATCTCTTCAGAAGTGGTGAGGGGGATTATAGAACAAGACATGCAGCTTGTCCAGTACTAGTAGGGTGTAAATGGG TTTCAAACAAATGGTTTCATGAAAGAGGAAATGAATTCTTAAGACCTTGTGGGAGAACAGAAGTTGACTGA
- the P4HA2 gene encoding prolyl 4-hydroxylase subunit alpha-2 isoform X1 has translation MKPWLQLMFFPCVFLIWHTEAEFFTSIGQMTDLIYAEKDLVQSLQEYIRAEEKKLSQIKSWAEKMDVLTSKSASDPEGYLAHPVNAYKLVKRLNTDWLELENLVLQDTTNGFIANLTIQRQFFPTEEDETGAAKALMRLQDTYKLDPETLSRGNLPGTKYRSSLTVGDCFGMGKTAYNDGDYYHTVLWMEQALKQHDEGEDTTVSKVEILDYLSYAVFQFGDLHRAMELTRRLISLDSTHERAGSNLRYFEKLLEKEREEKEKENSINKTVTTTEAVVQSGAYERPLDYLPERDIYEALCRGEGVKMTPRRQKRLFCRYHDGNRNPHLLIAPFKEEDEWDSPHIVRYYDVMSDEEIEKIKQLAKPKLARATVRDPKTGVLTVASYRVSKSSWLEEDDDPVVAKVNQRMQQITGLTVKTAELLQVANYGMGGQYEPHFDFSRKDEPDAFKRLGTGNRVATFLNYMSDVEAGGATVFPDFGAAIWPKKGTAVFWYNLFRSGEGDYRTRHAACPVLVGCKWVSNKWFHERGNEFLRPCGRTEVD, from the exons ATgaagccctggctgcagctgatgTTCTTCCCTTGTGTTTTCCTGATCTGGCACACAGAGGCAGAGTTCTTCACCTCCATAG GTCAAATGACAGACCTGATTTATGCGGAGAAGGACTTGGTACAGTCTTTACAGGAATATATCcgagcagaagagaaaaagctcTCTCAGATTAAAAG CTGGGCTGAAAAGATGGATGTACTGACCAGCAAATCAGCCTCTGATCCAGAAGGGTATCTGGCACACCCTGTGAATGCATACAAGCTTGTCAAGCGTCTGAATACTGACTGGCTGGAATTGGAAAACCTGGTTCTTCAGGACACAACAAATG GCTTTATTGCAAATCTTACAATCCAGCGTCAGTTTTTTCCAACTGAAGAAGATGAGACTGGAGCAGCAAAGGCTCTGATGCGCCTGCAGGACACCTATAAACTGGATCCTGAAACCCTCTCTCGAGGGAACTTGCCAG gaacaAAATATAGATCCTCCTTGACAGTTGGTGACTGCTTTGGCATGGGGAAGACAGCCTACAACGACGGGGACTACTATCACACTGTGCTCTGGATGGAGCAAGCCTTAAAACAGCATGATGAGGGGGAGGATACAACAGTCAGCAAAGTAGAGATCCTAGATTATCTCAGCTATGCTGTTTTCCAGTTTGGGGACTTGCACAGAGCCATGGAGCTCACCAGGCGCCTGATATCCCTCG ACAGCACTCATGAAAGAGCAGGCAGTAATCTGCGGTActttgagaagctgctggagaaggaaagagaggagaaggagaaagaaaattcaataaACAAGACTGTGACAACCACAGAAGCTGTGGTGCAAAGTGGAGCCTATGAGAGGCCCCTTGACTACTTGCCAGAGCGTGATATCTATGAGGCCCTTTGCCGAGGTGAAGGGGTGAAAATG ACACCTCGAAGACAAAAAAGGCTGTTTTGTAGGTACCATGATGGAAACAGAAACCCTCATCTGCTGATAGCTCCCTTTAAAGAAGAAGATGAATGGGACAGTCCTCATATTGTGAGATACTATGATGTCATGTCTGATGAAGAAATTGAGAAGATTAAACAACTAGCTAAGCCAAAG CTGGCACGAGCCACAGTACGTGATCCCAAAACCGGTGTCCTTACAGTGGCCAGCTACAGGGTATCCAAGAG CTCGTGGttggaggaggatgatgatCCTGTTGTGGCCAAGGTGAACCAGCGAATGCAGCAGATCACAGGGTTAACAGTGAAAACAGCTGAGCTCTTGCAG GTTGCCAACTATGGAATGGGAGGGCAGTACGAGCCACACTTTGATTTTTCCAGG AAAGATGAGCCAGATGCTTTCAAGCGGTTAGGGACTGGAAATCGTGTGGCCACTTTTTTAAACTAT ATGAGTGATGTAGAAGCTGGAGGAGCTACAgttttcccagattttggggcagcAATATGGCCCAAGAAG GGAACAGCAGTGTTTTGGTACAATCTCTTCAGAAGTGGTGAGGGGGATTATAGAACAAGACATGCAGCTTGTCCAGTACTAGTAGGGTGTAAATGGG TTTCAAACAAATGGTTTCATGAAAGAGGAAATGAATTCTTAAGACCTTGTGGGAGAACAGAAGTTGACTGA
- the P4HA2 gene encoding prolyl 4-hydroxylase subunit alpha-2 isoform X3, whose protein sequence is MKPWLQLMFFPCVFLIWHTEAEFFTSIGQMTDLIYAEKDLVQSLQEYIRAEEKKLSQIKSWAEKMDVLTSKSASDPEGYLAHPVNAYKLVKRLNTDWLELENLVLQDTTNGFIANLTIQRQFFPTEEDETGAAKALMRLQDTYKLDPETLSRGNLPGTKYRSSLTVGDCFGMGKTAYNDGDYYHTVLWMEQALKQHDEGEDTTVSKVEILDYLSYAVFQFGDLHRAMELTRRLISLDSTHERAGSNLRYFEKLLEKEREEKEKENSINKTVTTTEAVVQSGAYERPLDYLPERDIYEALCRGEGVKMTPRRQKRLFCRYHDGNRNPHLLIAPFKEEDEWDSPHIVRYYDVMSDEEIEKIKQLAKPKLARATVRDPKTGVLTVASYRVSKSSWLEEDDDPVVAKVNQRMQQITGLTVKTAELLQVANYGMGGQYEPHFDFSRMSDVEAGGATVFPDFGAAIWPKKGTAVFWYNLFRSGEGDYRTRHAACPVLVGCKWVSNKWFHERGNEFLRPCGRTEVD, encoded by the exons ATgaagccctggctgcagctgatgTTCTTCCCTTGTGTTTTCCTGATCTGGCACACAGAGGCAGAGTTCTTCACCTCCATAG GTCAAATGACAGACCTGATTTATGCGGAGAAGGACTTGGTACAGTCTTTACAGGAATATATCcgagcagaagagaaaaagctcTCTCAGATTAAAAG CTGGGCTGAAAAGATGGATGTACTGACCAGCAAATCAGCCTCTGATCCAGAAGGGTATCTGGCACACCCTGTGAATGCATACAAGCTTGTCAAGCGTCTGAATACTGACTGGCTGGAATTGGAAAACCTGGTTCTTCAGGACACAACAAATG GCTTTATTGCAAATCTTACAATCCAGCGTCAGTTTTTTCCAACTGAAGAAGATGAGACTGGAGCAGCAAAGGCTCTGATGCGCCTGCAGGACACCTATAAACTGGATCCTGAAACCCTCTCTCGAGGGAACTTGCCAG gaacaAAATATAGATCCTCCTTGACAGTTGGTGACTGCTTTGGCATGGGGAAGACAGCCTACAACGACGGGGACTACTATCACACTGTGCTCTGGATGGAGCAAGCCTTAAAACAGCATGATGAGGGGGAGGATACAACAGTCAGCAAAGTAGAGATCCTAGATTATCTCAGCTATGCTGTTTTCCAGTTTGGGGACTTGCACAGAGCCATGGAGCTCACCAGGCGCCTGATATCCCTCG ACAGCACTCATGAAAGAGCAGGCAGTAATCTGCGGTActttgagaagctgctggagaaggaaagagaggagaaggagaaagaaaattcaataaACAAGACTGTGACAACCACAGAAGCTGTGGTGCAAAGTGGAGCCTATGAGAGGCCCCTTGACTACTTGCCAGAGCGTGATATCTATGAGGCCCTTTGCCGAGGTGAAGGGGTGAAAATG ACACCTCGAAGACAAAAAAGGCTGTTTTGTAGGTACCATGATGGAAACAGAAACCCTCATCTGCTGATAGCTCCCTTTAAAGAAGAAGATGAATGGGACAGTCCTCATATTGTGAGATACTATGATGTCATGTCTGATGAAGAAATTGAGAAGATTAAACAACTAGCTAAGCCAAAG CTGGCACGAGCCACAGTACGTGATCCCAAAACCGGTGTCCTTACAGTGGCCAGCTACAGGGTATCCAAGAG CTCGTGGttggaggaggatgatgatCCTGTTGTGGCCAAGGTGAACCAGCGAATGCAGCAGATCACAGGGTTAACAGTGAAAACAGCTGAGCTCTTGCAG GTTGCCAACTATGGAATGGGAGGGCAGTACGAGCCACACTTTGATTTTTCCAGG ATGAGTGATGTAGAAGCTGGAGGAGCTACAgttttcccagattttggggcagcAATATGGCCCAAGAAG GGAACAGCAGTGTTTTGGTACAATCTCTTCAGAAGTGGTGAGGGGGATTATAGAACAAGACATGCAGCTTGTCCAGTACTAGTAGGGTGTAAATGGG TTTCAAACAAATGGTTTCATGAAAGAGGAAATGAATTCTTAAGACCTTGTGGGAGAACAGAAGTTGACTGA
- the P4HA2 gene encoding prolyl 4-hydroxylase subunit alpha-2 isoform X4, translating into MKPWLQLMFFPCVFLIWHTEAEFFTSIGQMTDLIYAEKDLVQSLQEYIRAEEKKLSQIKSWAEKMDVLTSKSASDPEGYLAHPVNAYKLVKRLNTDWLELENLVLQDTTNGFIANLTIQRQFFPTEEDETGAAKALMRLQDTYKLDPETLSRGNLPGTKYRSSLTVGDCFGMGKTAYNDGDYYHTVLWMEQALKQHDEGEDTTVSKVEILDYLSYAVFQFGDLHRAMELTRRLISLDSTHERAGSNLRYFEKLLEKEREEKEKENSINKTVTTTEAVVQSGAYERPLDYLPERDIYEALCRGEGVKMTPRRQKRLFCRYHDGNRNPHLLIAPFKEEDEWDSPHIVRYYDVMSDEEIEKIKQLAKPKLARATVRDPKTGVLTVASYRVSKSSWLEEDDDPVVAKVNQRMQQITGLTVKTAELLQVANYGMGGQYEPHFDFSRRPFDSTLKSEGNRLATFLNYKDEPDAFKRLGTGNRVATFLNYMSDVEAGGATVFPDFGAAIWPKKGTAVFWYNLFRSGEGDYRTRHAACPVLVGCKWVSNKWFHERGNEFLRPCGRTEVD; encoded by the exons ATgaagccctggctgcagctgatgTTCTTCCCTTGTGTTTTCCTGATCTGGCACACAGAGGCAGAGTTCTTCACCTCCATAG GTCAAATGACAGACCTGATTTATGCGGAGAAGGACTTGGTACAGTCTTTACAGGAATATATCcgagcagaagagaaaaagctcTCTCAGATTAAAAG CTGGGCTGAAAAGATGGATGTACTGACCAGCAAATCAGCCTCTGATCCAGAAGGGTATCTGGCACACCCTGTGAATGCATACAAGCTTGTCAAGCGTCTGAATACTGACTGGCTGGAATTGGAAAACCTGGTTCTTCAGGACACAACAAATG GCTTTATTGCAAATCTTACAATCCAGCGTCAGTTTTTTCCAACTGAAGAAGATGAGACTGGAGCAGCAAAGGCTCTGATGCGCCTGCAGGACACCTATAAACTGGATCCTGAAACCCTCTCTCGAGGGAACTTGCCAG gaacaAAATATAGATCCTCCTTGACAGTTGGTGACTGCTTTGGCATGGGGAAGACAGCCTACAACGACGGGGACTACTATCACACTGTGCTCTGGATGGAGCAAGCCTTAAAACAGCATGATGAGGGGGAGGATACAACAGTCAGCAAAGTAGAGATCCTAGATTATCTCAGCTATGCTGTTTTCCAGTTTGGGGACTTGCACAGAGCCATGGAGCTCACCAGGCGCCTGATATCCCTCG ACAGCACTCATGAAAGAGCAGGCAGTAATCTGCGGTActttgagaagctgctggagaaggaaagagaggagaaggagaaagaaaattcaataaACAAGACTGTGACAACCACAGAAGCTGTGGTGCAAAGTGGAGCCTATGAGAGGCCCCTTGACTACTTGCCAGAGCGTGATATCTATGAGGCCCTTTGCCGAGGTGAAGGGGTGAAAATG ACACCTCGAAGACAAAAAAGGCTGTTTTGTAGGTACCATGATGGAAACAGAAACCCTCATCTGCTGATAGCTCCCTTTAAAGAAGAAGATGAATGGGACAGTCCTCATATTGTGAGATACTATGATGTCATGTCTGATGAAGAAATTGAGAAGATTAAACAACTAGCTAAGCCAAAG CTGGCACGAGCCACAGTACGTGATCCCAAAACCGGTGTCCTTACAGTGGCCAGCTACAGGGTATCCAAGAG CTCGTGGttggaggaggatgatgatCCTGTTGTGGCCAAGGTGAACCAGCGAATGCAGCAGATCACAGGGTTAACAGTGAAAACAGCTGAGCTCTTGCAG GTTGCCAACTATGGAATGGGAGGGCAGTACGAGCCACACTTTGATTTTTCCAGG CGACCCTTTGACAGCACACTCAAATCGGAAGGAAATAGGCTAGCGACGTTTCTTAACTAT AAAGATGAGCCAGATGCTTTCAAGCGGTTAGGGACTGGAAATCGTGTGGCCACTTTTTTAAACTAT ATGAGTGATGTAGAAGCTGGAGGAGCTACAgttttcccagattttggggcagcAATATGGCCCAAGAAG GGAACAGCAGTGTTTTGGTACAATCTCTTCAGAAGTGGTGAGGGGGATTATAGAACAAGACATGCAGCTTGTCCAGTACTAGTAGGGTGTAAATGGG TTTCAAACAAATGGTTTCATGAAAGAGGAAATGAATTCTTAAGACCTTGTGGGAGAACAGAAGTTGACTGA